Proteins from a genomic interval of Kitasatospora kifunensis:
- a CDS encoding acyl carrier protein, with protein sequence MDTVHQHLVTLLTEKFDVPAAEIRPQATPADLDLDSLARVELLVTLQEHWGVTFPDEDTAAELTIAELADHVAGLLRRQSSERPAEVDGAAEGGVAW encoded by the coding sequence ATGGACACCGTCCACCAGCACCTGGTCACCCTGCTCACCGAGAAGTTCGACGTCCCCGCTGCCGAGATCCGGCCGCAGGCGACGCCGGCCGATTTGGACCTGGACTCACTCGCCCGGGTCGAACTCCTGGTCACCCTCCAGGAGCACTGGGGCGTCACGTTCCCCGACGAGGACACCGCCGCCGAGCTCACCATCGCCGAACTCGCCGACCACGTGGCCGGCCTGCTGCGCCGACAGTCGTCAGAGCGGCCGGCCGAGGTCGACGGTGCGGCGGAAGGGGGTGTCGCGTGGTGA
- a CDS encoding beta-ketoacyl-[acyl-carrier-protein] synthase family protein, translating into MSTAAPPLAVTGIGLVTPAGIGTEASWRGVLAANPTAAHDPALTGLPIELACRVPGYDPRRHLGGRQPWRHDRATQFARTAAREALADARLDPADRQPDRLAVVLGSAAGGIGSYEQAVGALAAGGASALSPLALPAYLPNMAAGQLALDLDARGPVLHTATACASGAGALWIAALLLAAGACDIAVAGGSDAMVTRACVAAFARMGALSRNRDPAIASRPFDAGRDGFVIGEGAAVLVLERLPDAIARHAPVHALLLGWGSATDAHHAVAPHPEARGLEAALRQALAVAGAEPHEVGHVNAHGTGTMLNDRAEARLIARLLGQGKPCSVTSAKGVLGHTMGAAGAIEAALTALTVEHRIVPATAGHRTPDADTGLLDLVTGVPRRQRIDLAVSTSAGFGGHNVALAFAPPP; encoded by the coding sequence GTGAGCACTGCCGCGCCGCCGCTGGCCGTCACCGGGATCGGGCTGGTCACCCCGGCCGGGATCGGCACCGAAGCGAGCTGGCGGGGCGTCCTGGCCGCCAACCCCACCGCCGCCCACGATCCGGCCCTGACCGGCCTGCCGATCGAGCTCGCCTGCCGGGTCCCCGGCTACGACCCGCGCCGCCACCTCGGCGGCCGCCAGCCCTGGCGGCACGACCGAGCCACCCAGTTCGCCCGCACCGCCGCCCGGGAGGCCCTCGCGGACGCCCGGCTCGACCCGGCCGATCGGCAGCCGGATCGGCTGGCGGTCGTCCTCGGTTCGGCGGCCGGTGGGATCGGCAGCTACGAGCAGGCCGTCGGCGCCCTGGCGGCCGGCGGCGCGTCCGCTCTGTCGCCGCTCGCGCTGCCCGCCTACCTGCCCAATATGGCGGCCGGACAGCTCGCCCTCGACCTGGACGCCCGAGGTCCGGTGCTGCACACCGCGACGGCCTGCGCCTCGGGGGCCGGCGCGCTGTGGATCGCGGCGCTGCTGCTGGCGGCCGGAGCCTGCGACATAGCCGTCGCCGGGGGCTCGGACGCGATGGTCACCCGAGCCTGCGTGGCGGCGTTCGCCCGGATGGGTGCGCTGTCCCGCAACCGCGACCCGGCCATCGCCTCGCGACCGTTCGACGCCGGCCGGGACGGTTTCGTGATCGGCGAGGGTGCGGCAGTCCTGGTGCTGGAGCGGCTCCCGGACGCCATCGCCCGCCATGCCCCGGTGCACGCCCTGCTGCTCGGCTGGGGGAGCGCCACCGACGCGCACCATGCGGTCGCGCCGCATCCCGAGGCCAGGGGCCTGGAGGCGGCGCTGCGCCAGGCGTTGGCCGTGGCGGGTGCCGAGCCGCACGAGGTCGGCCACGTCAATGCCCATGGCACCGGAACCATGCTCAACGACCGGGCGGAGGCCCGCCTTATCGCCCGCCTGCTGGGCCAGGGCAAGCCTTGTTCGGTCACCTCGGCCAAGGGCGTCCTGGGGCACACCATGGGCGCGGCCGGTGCGATCGAGGCGGCCCTGACCGCGCTCACGGTCGAACACCGGATCGTGCCCGCCACCGCCGGGCACCGCACCCCGGACGCCGACACCGGACTGCTGGACCTGGTCACCGGGGTGCCCCGGCGGCAGCGGATCGATCTCGCCGTGAGCACCTCGGCGGGCTTCGGCGGTCACAACGTGGCCCTCGCCTTCGCGCCGCCGCCGTAG